The DNA region tCTTTCTGAACATGCTTGGTTTTCTACCTTTATCTATATACCATTTCCTATGATCATCAAACACACCATCCCGGCAGAATTCTTCACCAATTGAAAGATCAATCATGCTGACTGCCAAGAACCTCCATATTCTGAAACCTCTCCTTTTCATTCTCAATTTGTTCTTCACTACTTCCATAGCTCAAGAAAGCTTTTGTGGCAAAATCCGAATCCAAGCACCCTTTTTGAATTCAAGTTCAACTGAATCATCATCTCTATTACACCGCATGATCCAATGCAAATCCCAGAAGCTATACTTCAGAACCTCTCTTGGTCTTTTTCCTGTCTCTGCCATCAATTACACTACAAAATTCCTAACCATCTCTCACCCTCCTTGTTCTTCTTCACTCCACTATGTCTCTCCTTCGCTTCTCTCAGCTGGTTTTCCTTCTCCTCCACTTCCCAACTCACTTCTTCTCTTCAACTGCTCAAACAAAATAATACACCCCATGTCACCCTTCATCAGAAACTGCTCTTTCTTCCATCCATGTGGAGCTTTTTCTTCTCGAGTTCAAAAACAAGAACAGCCAAAACTCCCTCCTTCATGCTTTCTTGTTGATGATCTTGAAAAGGTAAACGTGGGTTTTGATCCAAAACATCTAAATTGCTCACATTACAGCCACATACATAGATCTTTGGCTGATGATCATCACAGCTATGAAGGGTATGAGCTGGGGACAAGGATTTCCTTTGACATTCCTGATCATGTACCAAATCCCTGTGATGAGTGTGAGAAGCCTAATGGCAACTGTGGAGTTGGGTTGAGGTGCATTTGCCACCCAAATGAGTGTAGTAAGCTTCCTGCTCTCTTGCAAgttaattcattttattaatttttactgtatCTTCGATATATGATATTAAACAGATCAAAATGGTGATTTTGCAGAAAATAAGGTCATTTCTATGGGCGGATCCGTGGACCCCTTTGGTAACATCCTCTCTTTGCTTGCTTTGGTCCTTGTGATCGTTAATTTTCTCATTGATATATAAGGGAAACAATTCAGAAACAGATGTGAAATGCAAAAgcctttttatcttttcctcttttcttttctcatggTTGTCAAGTCACAGTTTCAAGGTAACTGTAAATACCATCATATCTATCATAGATCTATTCTTATCAAATAATTGTTTCCcctaaaatagtaaaatgaatTCATATCTGCATGATCTAATACCAGTGAAAAGCATACAAATTAATGTTTCAATTTGTCGGCTGTTATTTAGATATCACTTCTCTATGGATAACTGATAAAGCCAATCGATGATAGGAAGCTGATCAGCAAGGtgtaaattttaggaaaatattCAACACCAGATGAATGAGAGGAACAAATTGAGAGGTATAATTGCAGGGCAgtcaatttttaattaaacgggtcgaGTTAGGGTTACCTATATACCCTTATATCCATGTTTCGACACAACATGCAAATTAGAATTGTCATCCCTAAATATAAGGGGAAAATGGGTTTTGCTGATGTCTAGAATCAGAAGTAAATGTGACAAGTGACCTGTTGTGACTATGGCAATTGGCAGATCTACAAGAAGCATCAATATATCGAGGATATCACACAATTTACAGCACTAAAATTACCTAACTGGAACAACAAATTCAATCTAGATAAAAGTCCAACATTTATAATCAAACAGCATTCACACTGGCATTTTGCTAATTTCAATCACCCCTTAAAACAAAGAATCTTTGATGCACAAACTGCCAAGAAGGTAGATAAGAACACAAGTAGCACAGACCagatggatacattggatctctGGAGAGATAGAGATGGGTGCTTTGGGAGAAGCCTCAAGCTAAGCAGAAGTATTCCATGAGCCACTCCAGAAGTGAttgtcctttttttctttttttcttttttttaatctgaagtGATTGTCCTTGAAGAATAGGAAAAACTAGTTCAAGAATCCAATGCGTCCTCCTTGAAAGTTGTGTTTACATCTAGCCAGCCTATAAACGCCAAGAAGCAGAACAGCAAAGCTCATCCATCTTTCCTCTCAAGCGACAGTAGCATCCTGTTGCTTAACTTGCCTTTCCTTTGTGATCCAGTGACAGATCAATAGAACAATCGTTGAAATCAGAACAAGATGTACAGGGGccataaaacttaaaaacaaaatccatcttaaaccaaatgattaatttttttttttttttataagtttaagattttgaaataagtggtgatttaatatatattggaTTACAATTAATGTGTTTTACagtagtgtatatatatggtGCACATTAATTCAAACTTAATAAACTGAGAAAAGACAATTCAAATTATCAAACTGTAAATACTCTTacaaaaacaattcaaatcaaccaacaaattcaaaattaaatgcAGTGTGCAGTCTGAGTAGATTAGACAGGCTAGAACTCAATATTAGGTAGCTAAACTGTTGAGAATAGATGAaaattcttcatttctttttttaaaattatcacttcttttaaaagtttaattatttaatttatattttaacacttcttatctgatttttattttaatattgacCTTGCTATTCAAGCTTTTGCCATCGCGTCCCTCTTGTTGTCCAAACTTGTTGATCCTTTAATACACCCCCGCAACCTGACGGGCGAAGAGACCATGAGTTTGTCAAGCAGAAAACACAAACGAGCGGCAATGTGGCTCTTCATAAAGCCAATTGATCCACAGTGGAGAGATGACGCACTTGAATATCCTTGTTATTGACCTTCTTATGAATGAAGTGAAAATCAACTTCAATATACTTGGTACGAGCATGAAACATTGAGTTTGAAGCCGATGCAAGGCAATAGCACCAACATTGTCACACCATAATATGGAATGAGAATGTAGGGGAATACGCAGCTCATGCAGTAGCATTCGAATCCAAAACACGTCAGCAATGACAAGTGCCATGAGTCCATAACCAATACTCAACCTCAGTGCTGGAAAGGAAATAATGGTTTTGTTTCTTAGCTGACTAACAAACTAGAGAATGTTATCGTCGGGATTTCCAGCCCAATCGGAGTCATAAAACCCGTGTAAAGAAAGATTGGTACTCTTGCTATAATGTAGGCCACAATCAATGGAGCCTTTCAAATAATGCAGCCCACATTTTGCTCTCGTCCAGTGTGTTGTTGTGGGACTCTACATATGTTGAAAAAGCTGGTTGATGGAGTAGGCAATGTCAGGTGGAGGAGTTAGAGTGACATATTGCAAACCACCAACTACATGACAATAGTCAGAGGGATTGTCCAACTGGTCACCACCAAATTTAGACAACTTTAGAGCTAGAAATACAAGGAGCATGGCAAGGCTTGGCTTTAGACATGTCACATATGCACTCTGTCAAGGAGATCAATATAACATactttttttctaagaaaaataacataCTTAGATTGAAGAAGATATATACATGCTTGAAGAAGTTCTGTAAGCTTGGATACCCAGGAAAAATCCCAAAAGACCTAAATCCTTCATTGCAAAATCATACATCATTGGCAATGACTataatgtcatcaacataaacaAGGAGAAAAACATGAGTGCCATTGAACTATAATAAGTAAACAAAGTTGcttaattttgcatcaaacAACTTTAtacacttaaaagaaaaaaacataatgatattttgagaagaataaaCAATTCCTATAGGATGCCTATGAGTAAACCAAATATGAGAGTTTCAAAGTCTTCGAATCCTATCAAATTACTAATCATTCTCAAATGCGAGTTTAgtcatattcttaaaaattcaaattcctAAGCATCACATTCTTGAAAATATAAATGTTGGAGAAGTGTTATAtatttcgcaaaccaaacgCCAAGTTGGTGTCAAAACTTCAATATCTATTTAATCATTTAGCAACTACTCGATCAAACAAACAACATGAATGACTCATCACATAGCTCAGAAAAAACATAGAATGCCAAAATTGATATACATGCAAAtcatattaggaaaaaaaaaaaaaatagagtactTATAAAGGACAAGGGCAAGGAGGTTAAATAATTACCATGATACTTTCCCTTGAAGCAAGACGTTATTGATTTTGCtcagttaaaaataaaaaaataaaaaaataaaaaggaaaaaggaagagagagattgtATTGTGGCATTGGATTCTATATGAGTCATGACAGACAAAAaggtgtgtatttttttttttttctccaattaTGGTTGGATTCGtacgaaagaaaagaaaaggcacgAGAGCGACCCAAGGATCGGTTGGGGTGTTTGATTAAGgacatatttgaaattgtgttggatattttaagtcaaataaaatgttttttttttttttttttttgtaaaagttttatttttaagtttttgttaaaagtgtcCCTAAAGAGTAATTCAATTGACTGTGAaccacgtcttatgaagcggaggtcactagttcaaatctctcatccccttcccttgtgtaaacatgtaaaaaaaaaaaaaaaaaaattgctaaaagtacgttttgatcatttttagagtaaaaaataaaaaattgaaaaaatacttttgaaattttttacaaacaGCTTTTGTTTAACACAGCtaggtattaaaagtactttttaagttctttaacgcaatctcaaacagaccctaaggCATATGCCAGTTTTGGACCTCTTTTGGTATGCATGGACCTGTTATGTTCAAAGACAAAGTATGGGCCAAGCCTTGCAATTGTTGTCTCTGTCTGGCCCAGTTTAATGTCCTATCACCTATGTAGTGCCtattcctctctccctctctctcaagTTAACGAGATTTTAGCAACGACTTTTGAGTTTGTTACTTATTAGTGCTTACCTGCGACGACTTTCGAGAGTCGTTGCTAATAAGTGATTTTTAGCAATGTTTTTTGGATTGCCGCTAATTTCAGGAAAAATAACTTATGTACAGCTTGTTTGgaattacgtttgagaaatagaatttttaagtcaaaaataacttttgaaaaaaagtttcatttttaagtttttgtcaaaagtgcatttttgtcatttttaagctttttgggcccttaaaaacgcttttaatttttttattaaacgaatattttttttttcaaacagactttttaaatgttaaaatcatttttaggcTCTTCAAACACATTCCAAACATGCCCATAAGCATTGTTGCTTATATGTCAtagtgggatttttttttttttttgcgcacAGGCTATAATAAAAATGCTATTAGTGACAACGTTGCTGATAACTGATTATTAACAACTAGCTAATTGTTGCTTTAGCAATGAAATAAAGTTTTCATCCATAATTAAGCAATGACCTAAAGTCGTAAGTGATAATTAGTTGTAATAACCGTTAGTTACGTATGTCTATCATTTCAAAGGaatagtcaatttggagcttacTTAAAATCAATTATAAAGCTCATGTTCACCTAGCAAGTAAGTAATGTGAGATTTAGAACCTATGAGCACTCTTTTAAACCACACATTCTCTATGTGGGTAATACTTAACATAAAGTGGGTGGTTTAGAAAAAAGTCACAAGTGTTAACTCTTTCATTGCTTGGTTACTAGATGAAACTAAGTtttataattgattaatttgattttaGGGAAACTCCAAATTAATTAGTTCTTTTGGGGTAGTAGTGCAAATGTGACTGGCATTTTTTCCTGGTTCGCTATATTAGTTATTAGCAATGACAATATATCATTGCTAATGATAAGTCATTATCATGACCATAAAAATCGTCATTGATGACTTATCATCTCGTTTTGAGTTCTAAAGTTGTTAGTGACGACTCATTAGCGACAACTTTTTGACTTAAATAATGTTAAATACTCAACTTTCATCTCACTTTCATATAACTGGGCTAATATGGCAGTGCTTATCagccttttaaattttttcttctttcaataaAAGTTAATCCAATAACTTGTGAGCACAACAACATCAACTCAATGGTATAGAAGTGAGATAAGagtattttctctttcttataaaaaaactgaaattaaaattaaagattaaatacttttttgcctCCTAAGGtttaaacactttatttttttttcttctttagggtttcatttttatcacaagaggtaccTATGATTTTCATTTGATTGGTGCTAACGTggcgttccgttaagttttgaatgaaattttaaCGAAAGTACTATCTCTGTTtttatgaaaatcacatatacctcttgtgataaaaatgaaatctaaaagatgaaaaaataaaatgtttaaatcctaaggagtaaaaaaaaaaattattatcccTAAAATTAAATACTTCAAGCAAACCGGGCGTTTTATTACCTAGTCATAATGGCTAAAATGCgcttaattaatttccaccctttttggtttggtttggtttcctttataatttgtactttttttggttttcctttGCCGTACAgcttaattaatattgtaatcATTAATAGCGACAGTTACTTACCAAAGTGGTGACATCcgcttaaatttaaaaagaaaaaaacaaagtcaaaACTCATTCACGAAGAGAACAAGGGAAAAAAAGGCAAATTACGTTTGAACACAAATTTTCTTCGAATCAACTTTCAACCAACTTTAATTAGTGGTAAgtgatatttaatatttttaagtttttaaaaaattaatgttttgattctTAAATTAGTGAAATAACAAcaaatgattattaaaatattaaagaaaatatgtgaaagatgacacttgtcacttattagagtaggtcGAAGAAAATTTTCTCCGAACCAGTTTcaaggaaatttctgtccaattacATTTCATTGTCTCAAATTAATATCCTTGTTGCAATATCTTTGTTTTCAAGTTAACACCTAATTTGGAAAATTGTATAAAACACTTGTGGCGTAACATACTACTATGCTTTCAAATTTGACATTCTCTACTCTATTTCATAATTGGTGGCCCCCTCTATAACTCGAACCCAAAACGTAGAGCTTATTTTAGATCCCAAATAACACAAATGATAAGACTTATAAAGGAATAATGtccaaaagcttatatacacataattaagATTGCACTTAAATCATATTGTTGAGTGATCTTAGGCGTCTCTTAACCCCAAAAGTTGGCTCAAGAAGTGAAGTTTTTCGTCACACATCGGGCCATGAATCAAAGCAGAACAACTCGTTTCTCCCGTGGACTATTGGACCGAAATTTGTTGATTAAACATGAGCTGTGATACTACTATTGAATGGCCTTAGGCCTCTCTTAACCCCAAAAATTAGATCAAGATGTGAGACTTTttttcacacttataaactaaTCACCAACTCCTTCTACAACTAATGTCAAATAACCCAAACACatataaaacacttaaaatcgTATCACATACGGTCGTTTTGATTTATGAAGGGCTGTTTTTGAGTTATGTAGATGGCAAATTAGGGTAGGTGATCCGTTGTGGCttgaaatgaaatcaaattatAGCTTTGGAAATACGATATGCCCCGGAGAAGGGTAGAGAAAGAAAGCTCATTGATGGCAGCATTTGTAAAGCATcgacccctttttttttttttttggtctttgtcAACCATTCAAGCTTATTAATTCCTCCAAGAGTTGGTGGAACTTCCACCCGTTAGGAAAATTCAAGTTCAATCATGAGCTTATCATCTGCAAGAAGATTTAAAATAGCTGCTGCTTCCGATGATCAACTTTGGTGGCCATTTAGAtaacatataattatataaaccATCAAGAAATTGGGATTGGTAGGTAAAGGAGCACACAGCACAGTAGTTGACAAGATTGATGATCGGACTACCCTTTTAGTTTTAATTCATTGctaaaaatgctttcaaactATAAAGCTTGCACACAGAATTTCCCAGAGGGGATGTTTCAACGGCAGCCTTTTTAGGTTTTACCTTTTATAGCTGGCTCACGCGCTAATTACTCCCATAAATTAGGCAACTTCACTATAAAAGGATTCGGATgttcaatgatttttttattattttctttacttattttttttcaaaatattattttattgccAACACCCAACACCCAAAATCCAATATACCTCAATATCAACAGCCAACCAATATAAATGGAGTAAACAAGAAGGATTTTTCATGCTACCCAATGGTTAAAACAGTCAAATGATTCAAGTTTTTGCATAAACAAAGTAAACCGGAGAGAGGAGAAGAAACGGAAGCCTCTATGAAACGGTGAACCATTTTTTGTTCGGATTGCTAGCAATTCGGAAAGAAAATGTAAGTCTTTATGAAATTTACTTACTGAAGAAATTTATGGGCCTAACCTATTTCATAAAATTGGTTTTATAGAAGAGAATTATCCATTGTTTATAAACATGACTAAGGTCTTGTTAACATgtaatgtgagattatttctaAACACCCTCATTTACGTGCAGGTGGCTAGTATTTTTTCTAGTCTTTGTCACATGATAAGTAGTGTGAGCCACATTCATTCTGTGGTAGGTTCTAATATCAATTTGTGGGCTTAACTTATCTCATAAAACTGGCTTTATAGGAAAGGGTTGtctattccttataaacatgttcAAGGTTTTGTTCACAGACAATatgagattattcctcaacactTACCTCAACAATTGAACGGACTGCTTAAAATTTACtcgaattgctagcaattcttacattaaacatgtgaaaatctataaagaataataataataataataataataataaagaaagggaAGTTGTGAAAGCCAGGGTCTAGGGGAGGTAGTACTGGTCCTAGCAAAACTAGAGTGTGGTGGCCCTGAATTCAAAGATGTAGGCCGTGATGTACAATCAATTTGACCGCTGGTGCTCATAATGCTCATGATAAAATCTTTGAAAACTTATGCTCAAAAATCAAAGTAGTCCAAACAATAATTCCCAACCCAACAAATCCTAGTATGATATGATTAGTATCCCACCATCTATGGGACTCTTCCAACCTTTTCACTCACTCTTCCTCCCCTAATGCCATGATTAAGACAAGACTGCCCATGAAACTGTTCTTCTTATGATGTTGTTGCCTGCCGCTGCAATTATAATTGTCCCTTCTAAGGTAATAATGTTTGTTTGTGTATAACCAGATCTTTTAGCACGCATGCCTACTAATTAAACAACTCCCAAATAAAGTTTATGAGACCGGAGAAGAAATGTTATTCAGCATTTTCAAATGTTCGTTTCGTTTGTCTACGAGGGACTACATTAATCTTCCATCTGATCATTATTCTCACCATCTCACTTTTGTCAGCAACTATGTTCTAATATTTCACACTTAGCCATGATCTTCTAGACCTTTTTGAGAAGTACTTCTTCTAGGTTATTAACATGAAGACAAATGTAAAGGGCTAAGGACATTGTTTGGTGGGGAGTGGAGGTCACCATCCTTAGCAAGGTGTGTTGGGGCGATTACAAGCACACTCATTGGTTTTTTCTTTCAGGATGGTGCTGGTTTTATGACAAAGGGGGGACCATGAACATCCATCCAGCATTCAAGTGTTTGAAGCATTTTTAGATGAACTGCTCCCGGGACAACAATCGCACGGTCCTCAAGTATTAATCAGACGGTATCCCGCCTTCTGGCATCGTCTTGTCGAACAAGTACGCATTGTGTCACATTCGAGCATCTACTCCAACAACGCATTGACACATTTGAATGTGTTGTCAATGTCGATTACATCGCCAACCAAACTCATTGCAATCTTTGCTTCTTTTCCATGACTCCTAAACCCCTTTgagatgcattttttttttccttattaacATATAAgtacaatttttaaattatgggTCGAGATAACAATCCAACATGACGTGTATCTAATGTAAGTTAACCGACTAAATGGTTTGGacatttatcttctttttattagaCATGATGTAACCTGATGGCCACGTGTGCACtcaatattgttaaaaaattcaacTGAGGAGAATGGAATGAGTAATTTAATAACGGTGCGAACCTAAAAGAGTGATTTGATAACTTTTAAACCTTAGAAAGCGATTTGATAAAAAGTGAAACCGGATTGttagaacatttttttcaaatatataaagaCACCTttttatttctcctttttttttttttttttttcaattgaataaAGAAGAAAGGATTACAAGGGATATAAAGACACTTCATATGAGATATAAAGACAGTGAGATATTGCTCCCattaaagtattattttgtGCATTGTGTAGTTATTAGATGaaatacaaatatatttgttttcttctaaaattaACCTATTTAGTTACTAAACAAGTAAATTTCATAAATTACCAATTCCAGTTCAAATTTCTGCATATACATCCTTAAACGAGTTACATTAACACACTGCATGCATATCATTTCTAAGCTTCATTAAAGCAAACCTGAAAGATCAAAACTCAAGCTCGGTTTAACTAGCAATGAATCGAGGACCATTGAGTTGAGTggctaaataaaataagtgcTTTTTTTGCAACTCAGATAAATCActaattattctaaaagtttaagcaaTTAAAAACAAGTGAATTTAATCACTACGTAAAGCTACATACTATACCCCCATTCTATTGGATTGATGTAGCAGTCTCATCCAAATGCTGATGAGCACTGTCACATCAGCAAATAAATAGgaatatagtatataacattattcttaacCATTTATTTAACATTTTACCACTTTACTTTATGTGTAAGCTCAAACTCTCTGTTAATAAAAGAGTGACCAATTCgtaaaaatatttcattaaaGTAAAGAGTAAATTAATTACATAGACATATCATGCATGTTAAATAATCACCAACTATTTGAAAAGCTTGAAATGACACAAAGAGGTGAACTCAATCATATATGAACATTTTTCAAGCCAAAAAATTTGTTCGGTAAACCTTACAAGACACACTCTTACTAAAAGCAACAGAGAAATCCCATATTGTCTTGTCTGAGTCAAAAATGCACCGATCATTGTCAATagattctcaatttttttaattttttttttccttttaaggtTAAAAGCACTCTCCATAGCTAGGACACACCTTTGAAAATCATTATTTGGCCTTTCAGCAAATCTTCTTTGATATCTATCAGAATCCCAAAAGTTCATTTGCCTATATCTTCTTGTACCCTTTTTCATCATAtgaacaacattaaaaaataatttaaaaaaaaaaaaaaaaaacacccctCTAAAGAGATCAAAACAAGTCGTTCTATGTAAAATTGATGAACTCCAAgttcccttcaaaaaaaaaaaaaaaaaaaaagaactccaagttaatttttttacatataaaaGAGTAAGTGTCTATTCCTTTcaagcagaaaagaaaaagaatattgaAAGGTAAAAATCGAAGAAACaccaatgaaaagaaaaaggaagaaacaaaaacaagaacaaaaagaaaaaagaaaaaagaaaaatgaaaaatgaaaaaaattattggttCTTACAGGCATAGATCAACAAAGAGAAttcaactctctcttgatccTTCTGCACCAACTTCTCCTCCAGCCAAAGCCGGCTATCCAAGCCACTTCTCGTCCTGAACATGAACACAGCATATCCAGATGCAGGATTGAAGAACCAATCATGCACATCCCACATCAGATCAACCAACAAATTGTCGACAAAAATTGTCTGGTTCCCTCTGAAGTTCCACTGCAGCCTCTTCACGCGAATCACCGTCTTTTTGTCGATGCACACCGACAAAACCGGCGACCTCAACCCCTCGTTTTCTCCGGTACACCGGATCAAAATCTCGTGCGCAATGCCGGCGTCGCAGAACTGGGCCTTGGTTGAGTAAAGGGTATTTCCCGAACAATGCTCCCGCCGCGAAATCAGAGAGACATTTGCTGCAGAAGTCGTCGGTTTGAATTTCTTGGCGACGGTTTCTTCGGCTATGTCGCCTAAAATTAGGCCAATTTCTGAATCAACCATGATGAGCAAATGGAATCCCTCGACAGGCTCAGGCCCTGCTTCGTACTTGGCATTAGAGAGATCCCAGAAAACTTCGATGTTCGAATTACCGGATTCCATCAATTTgcttcctttcttcttcctgAACAACCGGGAATTCGTGTTGAGCCGGAAGGCCGTCGCCGCCGCCGATGGGTCATCCCCGAAGCTTATGCTTAGGCCTTGAGCGGAATTCGTCTTGCACCAGGTGACTGTGATCAAGATTTTCTTCTGGGTTGAGAGGGTGATTCTGTAAACACAGGCGACGGAATTTTGGATTGAAGGGGAAAGGCTTGGATTGATGCAAGCTGTGTTTGAGTAGCTGGAACATGAAGGATTAGACACACTCACTGCGCTTTCACTGAAACAAGAAACTATGTCTCtcattctttttctctctttttttttttttcttccttttgttcttttttgtgtgAGAGAGATCTGGaggttttctttctcttttgggtTGTCCcgaaaatcaaaaacaaaaaaatgaatatataggTTGGAGGTTGGAGGTTGGAGAAGTTAGGTGCTTTTCTTCTTTAATCTTCTCTAAAGTAAAGAGGAAGCTCAGGAATGGAGATAAAAAAAACACAGGTGGAAGGGGAGGAAAATCCAGGGTTCCTGACAGACCCGTATGTAATAAATACACAATTCTTCTCAGTTCTCAACACAACAAACACCTTGGCTTGTGATGAGGAGAGATGGaagcagaaagaaaaaaatcttgttttctttttcttttctttaatctCAGTTGTGACAGTTCAtatgagaaattaaaaaaaccaaaagaaactGAAACGAAAAAGGTAGAAAAGGGAGTTAGTCATGGTCTGGTTTGTGTTGTTGTGACATGATTTATGTCTGCTTTAAAGCTCCTGGCTTTGGGGGTTTAGTAATTAGGCATAAAGATATAATTAatgggggaaaaagaaaaggttatgaattattattattattatttattttaattaattgggtTTAGACTTTAGATGTTCATTAAGTCTTCGAAATAAACaatgaaaccttaaaaaataaataaataaaaatttaaggctcATGACTCATGACTTTCCGCGTCGTTTCATTACCACATTTCTGACGGTTGACACCAACGGTAATTTATGCCGGTTATCAAACCAGTACCGTGAGTTGGAAATAGGAATTAAACTCTTTACGTTATTGGAAATTAAACAGAAAGATTGCTATGGGAGtttctataatttttaataaatactgCTCTTTCTACTTATTTGGACAACGTTTTCTTTTAAACTGAGTTAAAGGAAAGTCCTTCAacttattatataaaaataatatatgtcaCTTGAGAAGCACAggctttttgaataaaatttcttccaactttgtcattgtaattaaaaaaaacatgtgtttttcacttGCAGaggacacatgttatttttatagaataggttgGAAGAGTTTTCTCTGACCCAGTTTGAAACAAAACTCTATCCtacttatttttcatatatatatatatattgaggtgGCTTCCCCTATAGCCAGCGGCCAGCCCCATGGGAGGTTTGGGGTGGCTGCGAGCCATCCCAGCCCCATCTA from Corylus avellana chromosome ca10, CavTom2PMs-1.0 includes:
- the LOC132164289 gene encoding uncharacterized protein LOC132164289; the encoded protein is MRDIVSCFSESAVSVSNPSCSSYSNTACINPSLSPSIQNSVACVYRITLSTQKKILITVTWCKTNSAQGLSISFGDDPSAAATAFRLNTNSRLFRKKKGSKLMESGNSNIEVFWDLSNAKYEAGPEPVEGFHLLIMVDSEIGLILGDIAEETVAKKFKPTTSAANVSLISRREHCSGNTLYSTKAQFCDAGIAHEILIRCTGENEGLRSPVLSVCIDKKTVIRVKRLQWNFRGNQTIFVDNLLVDLMWDVHDWFFNPASGYAVFMFRTRSGLDSRLWLEEKLVQKDQERVEFSLLIYACKNQ
- the LOC132162800 gene encoding uncharacterized protein LOC132162800, yielding MLTAKNLHILKPLLFILNLFFTTSIAQESFCGKIRIQAPFLNSSSTESSSLLHRMIQCKSQKLYFRTSLGLFPVSAINYTTKFLTISHPPCSSSLHYVSPSLLSAGFPSPPLPNSLLLFNCSNKIIHPMSPFIRNCSFFHPCGAFSSRVQKQEQPKLPPSCFLVDDLEKVNVGFDPKHLNCSHYSHIHRSLADDHHSYEGYELGTRISFDIPDHVPNPCDECEKPNGNCGVGLRCICHPNECKNKVISMGGSVDPFAFAIASLLLSKLVDPLIHPRNLTGEETMSLSSRKHKRAAMWLFIKPIDPQWRDDALEYPCY